The Rhodothermales bacterium genome includes a region encoding these proteins:
- a CDS encoding ATPase domain-containing protein — protein MTGIDVVDASWGGMYQGGTYLCYGDAASGRGLLAMLFLQAGASADESCLFISPGRPQDWFIQADSVNFDLQGAYERGFVRLMWIPDVSGLQHLDDQTAARALGDLVTLIMQERPTRVVINDFMPFMQFRSFEGFRQAFLQTLEALSASDATIVLLLPEPINPVSGQIVDFVRNHVSGSIHLELDEDAAGGASRRLTLLPGIGHVHHERVEQWDLSMAGVNAARPAARSSRRARPASPPKKARTLNPVQSAGGARVPLTAFAAQPLDDGAEQADFQAALNQCFGRRNQEDAPFMLMALRLDAQAASPVPFAELVDHVEQVLRPEDRFLVDRDSQRLVLVMPDARQDLVQRFFDALQASLAKEHPSDQKHLLESVSVVVVPNGQPFERADDFMAYAMEAR, from the coding sequence TTGACCGGCATTGACGTCGTGGACGCTTCCTGGGGAGGCATGTACCAGGGAGGCACCTATCTCTGCTACGGCGATGCCGCCAGCGGGCGCGGCCTTCTGGCCATGCTCTTCCTGCAGGCCGGGGCCTCGGCGGACGAGTCCTGCCTGTTTATCTCTCCCGGCCGGCCCCAGGATTGGTTTATCCAGGCCGATTCCGTGAATTTTGATCTCCAGGGTGCGTACGAACGGGGGTTTGTCCGGCTCATGTGGATTCCCGACGTGTCCGGCCTGCAGCATCTCGACGACCAGACCGCCGCGCGCGCGCTCGGCGATCTCGTCACGCTCATCATGCAGGAGCGCCCGACGCGGGTGGTGATCAACGACTTCATGCCGTTCATGCAGTTCCGATCGTTCGAGGGCTTCCGGCAGGCTTTCCTGCAGACCCTCGAGGCGCTCAGCGCGTCGGACGCCACCATCGTGCTCCTCCTCCCCGAACCGATCAATCCGGTATCCGGGCAGATTGTCGACTTCGTCCGCAACCATGTCAGCGGCAGCATCCATCTCGAACTGGACGAGGATGCCGCCGGCGGCGCCAGCCGCCGCCTGACGCTGCTCCCGGGGATCGGGCACGTGCATCACGAACGGGTGGAGCAGTGGGATCTCTCGATGGCCGGCGTCAACGCCGCGCGGCCCGCGGCCCGGTCGTCGCGCCGCGCCCGGCCGGCCTCGCCGCCCAAAAAGGCCCGCACGCTCAACCCGGTGCAGTCCGCCGGCGGCGCGCGCGTGCCCCTGACGGCCTTCGCCGCGCAACCGCTCGACGACGGGGCGGAACAGGCGGATTTTCAGGCCGCCCTCAACCAGTGCTTCGGCCGGCGGAATCAGGAGGACGCCCCCTTCATGCTCATGGCCCTCCGCCTCGATGCCCAGGCGGCGTCGCCGGTGCCCTTCGCCGAACTCGTCGACCATGTGGAACAGGTCCTGAGACCGGAAGACCGGTTCCTCGTCGATCGCGACTCGCAGCGGCTGGTGCTGGTCATGCCGGACGCCAGGCAGGATCTCGTGCAGCGCTTCTTCGACGCGCTGCAGGCGAGCCTCGCTAAAGAACATCCCTCGGACCAAAAACATCTCCTCGAAAGCGTTTCGGTCGTCGTTGTCCCCAACGGACAGCCGTTCGAACGCGCAGACGATTTCATGGCCTACGCCATGGAAGCCCGATAA
- the efp gene encoding elongation factor P, with protein MADTSDFRNGLTLIWNNDLWTIIEFQHVKPGKGGAFVRSKLKNVKSGKVVDNTFRAGERVETARIERRPHQLLYQDDLGVHFMDQESYEQITLPADMVYRREFIKDGGTVDILFHAETEKALTVEIATNVELAVTTTEPGIKGDTATGATKPATMESGAVIQVPLFINEGDILRVNTDTRSYVTRVAAA; from the coding sequence ATGGCGGATACGAGTGACTTTCGGAATGGGTTGACCCTGATCTGGAACAACGATCTATGGACGATCATCGAGTTCCAGCACGTAAAACCGGGCAAAGGCGGCGCTTTCGTACGGTCGAAGCTCAAGAATGTGAAGTCCGGCAAAGTCGTGGACAACACCTTCCGCGCCGGCGAGCGCGTCGAAACGGCCCGCATCGAGCGCCGGCCCCATCAGCTGCTCTACCAGGATGACCTGGGCGTCCACTTCATGGATCAGGAATCGTACGAGCAGATCACGTTGCCGGCGGACATGGTGTACCGCCGCGAGTTTATCAAGGATGGCGGGACGGTAGACATCCTCTTCCATGCCGAAACGGAAAAGGCGTTGACGGTGGAAATCGCCACCAACGTCGAACTCGCCGTCACGACGACAGAGCCCGGCATCAAGGGCGACACGGCCACCGGCGCCACCAAGCCGGCGACCATGGAGAGCGGAGCCGTCATCCAGGTCCCCCTCTTTATCAACGAGGGCGACATCCTGCGTGTCAATACCGATACGAGGTCGTACGTCACCCGCGTAGCGGCCGCCTGA
- the accB gene encoding acetyl-CoA carboxylase biotin carboxyl carrier protein, whose translation MDLTQIRELLKVVADSGVAEVEIEEEGFRMVVRLTAPTVTLQPQQAAYPMPPMYPYAPPPAYPPAYAPQAAPPPPPPPAPAAPAAPPAPAPPAEAVVNANDFVVKAPIVGTFYRAPGPDAGPFVNVGDRVNPGDVLCIIEAMKLMNEIECDVAGTIKEILVQNAEPVDFEKPLFLIAKD comes from the coding sequence ATGGATCTTACCCAGATTAGAGAACTCCTCAAGGTCGTTGCCGACAGCGGCGTGGCTGAAGTGGAAATCGAAGAAGAAGGCTTCCGGATGGTCGTCCGCCTGACGGCGCCCACGGTCACCCTGCAGCCCCAGCAGGCGGCCTACCCCATGCCGCCGATGTATCCGTACGCGCCGCCGCCCGCCTATCCGCCGGCGTACGCGCCCCAGGCCGCCCCGCCCCCTCCGCCGCCGCCGGCTCCGGCCGCGCCAGCGGCCCCGCCGGCTCCCGCCCCCCCCGCCGAAGCCGTGGTCAACGCCAACGATTTTGTCGTGAAGGCGCCGATCGTGGGCACCTTCTACCGGGCGCCCGGCCCCGACGCCGGGCCGTTCGTCAACGTGGGCGACCGGGTGAACCCCGGCGACGTGCTGTGCATCATCGAAGCGATGAAGCTCATGAACGAGATCGAATGCGACGTGGCCGGCACCATCAAGGAAATCCTGGTGCAGAACGCCGAACCGGTCGATTTCGAGAAGCCGCTGTTTCTCATCGCGAAGGATTGA